AGAAACTAAACTTGGATCATCTACTGATGAAAAGAATACAAATGCAACAGTTATTAAAAAACTGCAACGGAAGAAAGGAACTTCATCAAGCTTTGTCTGGATCGCTAATATTTCTAGCTCTGTTAATGCTTCAAgtttaaaaaaacatttttctgattgtggacgAGTGAATACAGCTAAAGTGGTTACAAACGGCAAATTATTTTTCGGCTATGTTGAATTTGACACTCCTAAGATTGCCTTAGAATgtgttgaaaaaatgaacaataCAGTATTGGCAGGAAAGAAGATTTTAGTTAGCAGAAGTAGACCTGACGTCACTAAAAAAGGCCCAAATGGACAAAAAAAACCTGTTAAAAACGACCAACAATTGGTAAAGCATAATGATGCcacacagaaaaaaaaagaagaggaAATGAATTCAGACAAGAAAGAGGAGAAAAAGGAAGTTGAAAAGCCTAGTGATAAGATAAAGAAGGATGATAAAAAGAAGACAGacgaggaaaaaaaaattccagatgATAAAACCAAATTGGAAGACAGTgataagaagaagaaatcaGATGAGAAGCAGAGTGATAAAAAATCTAGAAGTGGCAAAGAAGAATCATCAGTTAAAAGTGATGACCTAAAGCAGCGAATGAATGAAACCAAGAGAAAACTGGATATACTCCGGACCGATTTGGATAGAACCCAGATTGAAGTTCGGAATTTACGCAGACGTCTTATGGGTGAGCAGAAAAAATGTAAGGCTGAAGAGATGCGCGCTGAAAGGTACCGGCAGCAGATGAGAAAACTCGCAGATGAACTCAAAGAAGCAAAGGAAGAGTTCAGGAAGGAAACACATCGGTTGACCAAGAAGCACAAATTGGAGTTGGAGAAGGCAGAGTTCGATCGGGAGAGCTTCTTGAAACGAGAGGATGATCTTAGGAGACGCCAGGAGGATCTCAGCAGGGAGTTCAAGAAATTGGAGGAAGCAAAGAAGTCATTTGAACATTTGAAAAGGTCCAGGAAATCCCGAAGCATGTCACCGCCTTTGAAGAGGTTCCGAGGAAGGGATGCTGCTTATCCAGATGTGTCACCACCACCACCACCTAAGTTATCTGGAGACATTCGTAAACCGTTGCTTGATCGTCCACCATCCAGTTATTATGAGGAAAAGAAATCAAGGGGCATATACGAGCGGTTGGGAGACTATGCTGACAAGGCTTTCTCAAAAGAATCTAGTAATGGTAGGTATCGTAGTTCCTATCCAGGGGAGGGCATCAGTTCTTCAAAGAGCTCTTGGAGTCAGTTACCTTCAGAACCTTGGAAGAAGAATTCAACCCAAAACACAAATTTCCTGAAGCCATACCTTGATAGATTTGGGGGTAATAGTTACCAGGCACagccatcatcatcatcatcgtcATATTACCCTCCGGGTACGGAATATCCCAAGCATTTCGATTCATCTAGAAAGTACTAGTTTGAGCCCAAAGATTTATGTTGTTATTTATTACAGTATTTCAGGTAAAGTCTTTTTTGTTGTCTGAGTTGCACATGTTTTTCTTTACTCCCTTTGTGTTGCTCACTATATCTGATTTTATATTCTTGGACATTCTTAATTTAATCTTGAATAATTACTTTGCTGTAATTCTTCATTACAGTGTGTGAAATCCAGAGGTATTTAAATGATGTTATGCTATGTTATGATTTTGAATAAATTGTGAGAAaccattttcattattattattattacatctgAGTGTTTGGCACTTACTTTCTCTATTGTATTATTGATTTGTATAAACATTTCCGTTTGAATGTTTCCAAAGCATTTTTCGATTCTAAAAGTAATACACAATTTTATTCTAAATATTTGATGGAAAAGCCAAGTTTGGATCTCTGCTATTGCAGATGGATTGCATGGTAGCTTTCGTAAACAGAGTGTTTCACGTTCTCTACAAGTGGCTAGAGAACCaaatgagatttttttttaaatttgtacATCGCAATGAATGAATGGGGATCTTCTATTGGACTAACATATTCTCATATACCTTCGGTTATACCGGAAGTTTTCCATTTGAAATTGGACATCCtgtattttattaaattttttttgattctCAACAAATTTTTTACTACAACACTTTAGTTGCATTTCCTGAATCATTGGTCTCAAATTTGAAGTCTTGAATGAAATATTGGTATAAGTTTCTACTGACAAAAGTTTAAACTTTGAAATTTGTACTGTCCTCTTTAGGTTCTACTTGTTGATCAGAGtgtttcaagttcaaaattAGGGGTAACTTTTAatgacgaaaaatttcatttcttcaaaTAAAACACCTTTTGTTCAAACCATAAGATGAGACCCAAAAATCTATCTAACAATGTTTTCATACCTTTTCCAAAAATGTAATTAAATCTCATTTATAATAACAAACTTCCGGTATGACTGGAAGTACCACAAAGCATATTTTGGTTGAAAGATCTTGGTCATTCATTGAAATCCAAAATTCTATACACAAAAATCTCATTCGGTTCTCTAGATACTTCTAGACTATTCTTGAGAAGAA
This genomic stretch from Coccinella septempunctata chromosome 7, icCocSept1.1, whole genome shotgun sequence harbors:
- the LOC123317017 gene encoding glutamic acid-rich protein-like produces the protein MSKSAKTSEHEETDENVLFDDGFSVVDDTGIGSVEGDQEKTNDEKKEEVVSNIKKDIAKKPVKDHKDSESSINKIDIEDNSEVKTESSKSCGDSSTLILSNDVDLGTEVPVTVHTKVKVEKVSEEPKVGETNQKETKLGSSTDEKNTNATVIKKLQRKKGTSSSFVWIANISSSVNASSLKKHFSDCGRVNTAKVVTNGKLFFGYVEFDTPKIALECVEKMNNTVLAGKKILVSRSRPDVTKKGPNGQKKPVKNDQQLVKHNDATQKKKEEEMNSDKKEEKKEVEKPSDKIKKDDKKKTDEEKKIPDDKTKLEDSDKKKKSDEKQSDKKSRSGKEESSVKSDDLKQRMNETKRKLDILRTDLDRTQIEVRNLRRRLMGEQKKCKAEEMRAERYRQQMRKLADELKEAKEEFRKETHRLTKKHKLELEKAEFDRESFLKREDDLRRRQEDLSREFKKLEEAKKSFEHLKRSRKSRSMSPPLKRFRGRDAAYPDVSPPPPPKLSGDIRKPLLDRPPSSYYEEKKSRGIYERLGDYADKAFSKESSNGRYRSSYPGEGISSSKSSWSQLPSEPWKKNSTQNTNFLKPYLDRFGGNSYQAQPSSSSSSYYPPGTEYPKHFDSSRKY